From Echinicola jeungdonensis, the proteins below share one genomic window:
- the yidC gene encoding membrane protein insertase YidC, producing the protein MDRNQATGLILFAAVLLVYSFFFASNPEPEKVQPGAPETTQEAHTTEKEQEAVSSPEPTQEADSLVNARNKAKYGDFAPLVTGTEEKVALENGLVKIIFSTKGGEIKLVELKGFNTWANEPLILMDEKSASFDYQIQTNKGPLSLNQFYFEASSQEITLEEKTAQQITFSARTAQGEISRTYTLPAGSYVMSHDISTQGIGANLTDQQITIHWKDQLKKQEGDIDESRRKTYVNYYTQEGDYDYLSASSDEDAEEVSAPVKWVAFKQRFFTSGIIAKDQFSKADLEQEIPQDTMSVKNMSATLSLPINNDLANNSYYFGPNNYKILKKVTPEFEKNVDMGYFFVSWVNKYIIVNLFHYLEKVFTNYGVIIILIVLIIKLFLFPLTYKSYVGMAKMRVIKPEIDELKEKYSDDPTKMQQEQMKLFSQLGVSPLSGCLPMLFQMPFLFAMFFFFPNSIELRQESFLWAHDLSTYDSIINLPFSIPFYGSHVSLFTLLMTVSQITYTKFNNQLTAAQGPMKNIGYIMPVTFMFVLNSYPAALSFYYFVSNMVTFGQQALIKQFVDDSKIRQKIEANKKKNANKKKSKFQSRLEEAMKVAEESKKKK; encoded by the coding sequence ATGGACAGAAATCAAGCGACAGGTCTTATACTTTTCGCAGCCGTGCTCCTGGTTTACTCTTTCTTTTTTGCCAGTAACCCAGAGCCTGAAAAAGTTCAACCAGGTGCCCCTGAAACTACCCAGGAAGCCCACACTACCGAAAAAGAACAGGAAGCTGTTTCTTCTCCAGAGCCAACACAAGAAGCTGATAGCCTGGTAAATGCCAGAAACAAGGCTAAATATGGGGACTTTGCCCCATTGGTCACTGGAACGGAGGAAAAAGTGGCACTGGAAAATGGTTTGGTGAAAATCATATTCTCTACCAAAGGAGGGGAAATTAAGCTTGTTGAACTTAAGGGTTTTAATACCTGGGCCAATGAGCCTTTAATCCTGATGGATGAAAAAAGTGCTTCCTTTGACTATCAAATCCAAACCAATAAGGGCCCACTAAGCTTAAACCAGTTTTACTTTGAAGCCTCTTCCCAGGAAATCACCTTGGAAGAAAAAACTGCCCAGCAGATAACATTTTCTGCCCGTACAGCTCAGGGTGAAATCAGCCGGACTTATACCCTTCCAGCGGGTAGTTATGTAATGAGCCATGATATCTCCACCCAGGGAATTGGCGCGAACCTTACAGATCAACAAATTACCATTCACTGGAAGGATCAACTTAAAAAGCAGGAAGGTGACATTGATGAGTCCAGAAGGAAAACTTATGTCAATTATTATACCCAGGAGGGAGATTATGATTACTTAAGCGCTTCCTCAGATGAAGATGCCGAAGAAGTAAGCGCACCTGTAAAGTGGGTGGCTTTCAAACAACGGTTTTTCACCTCTGGTATTATAGCCAAAGATCAATTTTCAAAAGCGGATTTGGAACAGGAGATTCCCCAGGACACCATGTCGGTTAAGAACATGTCCGCTACCCTGTCTCTTCCAATCAATAATGATCTTGCCAACAACAGCTATTACTTTGGTCCCAACAACTACAAAATTCTCAAAAAGGTAACCCCTGAATTTGAGAAAAATGTGGACATGGGCTACTTCTTTGTAAGTTGGGTCAACAAATACATTATTGTTAACCTTTTCCATTATTTGGAAAAAGTGTTCACCAATTATGGTGTCATCATTATCCTGATAGTATTGATCATCAAATTGTTTTTGTTCCCGTTGACCTACAAATCCTATGTGGGTATGGCCAAGATGCGGGTGATAAAACCGGAAATTGATGAACTGAAAGAAAAATACAGTGATGACCCCACTAAAATGCAACAGGAGCAGATGAAACTCTTCAGCCAATTGGGGGTAAGTCCATTGAGCGGGTGTTTGCCCATGTTGTTTCAAATGCCTTTTCTTTTTGCCATGTTCTTCTTTTTCCCCAATTCCATAGAATTGAGGCAGGAATCTTTCCTTTGGGCACATGACCTGTCCACCTATGATTCTATCATCAATTTGCCCTTCAGCATTCCTTTTTATGGTAGCCATGTCAGCCTATTTACTTTGTTGATGACGGTTTCCCAAATTACCTATACCAAATTCAACAACCAATTGACAGCTGCTCAGGGCCCCATGAAGAACATTGGTTATATTATGCCTGTAACTTTCATGTTTGTATTGAATTCTTATCCGGCAGCATTGAGTTTCTACTATTTTGTTTCAAACATGGTTACTTTCGGCCAGCAAGCTTTGATCAAGCAATTTGTGGATGACAGCAAAATCCGTCAAAAAATTGAAGCAAACAAAAAGAAAAATGCCAATAAGAAGAAATCAAAATTCCAGTCAAGACTGGAGGAAGCCATGAAGGTAGCCGAGGAAAGCAAAAAGAAAAAATAA
- a CDS encoding CTP synthase, with translation MASPTKYIFITGGVTSSLGKGIIAASLAKLLQSRGFKVTIQKFDPYLNIDPGTLNPYEHGECYVTEDGAETDLDLGHYERFLNTTTSQDNNVTTGRIYNNVITKERKGDFLGKTVQVIPHITDEIKNSFYRLGEEGNYDVVITEIGGCVGDIESLPFIEAVRQARWDLGPNNFLVVHLTLIPYLSAAKELKTKPTQHSVKQLLEAGIQPDILVCRSEHHLPLDVKKKLALFCNVQLNCVIEAMDAETIYDVPLHMKKEKLDERVMTKLKLPSKSDTKLENWKEFLGKLKNPTQEVNIGLVGKYVTLPDAYKSIIESFIHAGAACETKVNLSLISSEEIKKDNVSKKLAELDGILVAPGFGERGLDGKLETVNFARTNNIPFFGICLGMQTAVIEFANNALGLTGASSTEMNPDTPHPVIALMQEQKDVEQMGGTMRLGSYPCDLKKGTKASAAYGKAKIHERHRHRYEFNNDYLKQYEENGMIATGINPESGLVEIIEIKDHPWFVGTQFHPEYKSTVLTPHPLFVRFIKATLDNKKKNNN, from the coding sequence ATGGCGTCACCCACCAAATATATCTTTATTACAGGGGGAGTTACTTCTTCATTAGGAAAAGGAATCATTGCAGCCTCTTTGGCCAAACTTTTACAGTCCAGAGGTTTTAAAGTCACCATCCAGAAATTTGACCCTTACCTCAACATTGATCCGGGAACATTGAATCCCTACGAACACGGGGAATGTTATGTCACTGAAGATGGAGCAGAGACAGACTTGGACCTGGGACATTATGAGCGTTTTTTGAACACCACTACTTCCCAAGACAATAATGTAACCACCGGAAGGATTTACAATAACGTCATCACCAAAGAACGTAAAGGTGATTTTCTGGGGAAAACCGTCCAAGTAATCCCTCATATTACCGATGAAATCAAAAACAGTTTTTATAGGCTGGGAGAAGAGGGCAATTATGATGTAGTGATCACCGAAATTGGGGGTTGCGTGGGTGATATCGAATCACTACCCTTTATTGAGGCTGTTAGACAGGCCAGATGGGACTTGGGCCCCAACAACTTCCTGGTGGTTCACCTGACCTTGATCCCCTATCTTTCTGCTGCCAAAGAACTCAAAACCAAACCCACCCAGCACTCTGTAAAACAATTGCTGGAAGCTGGTATCCAACCTGACATTTTGGTGTGCCGCTCAGAACATCACCTTCCCCTTGACGTCAAAAAGAAACTTGCCTTATTCTGTAATGTTCAGCTCAACTGTGTAATTGAGGCTATGGATGCGGAAACCATCTACGATGTTCCACTCCATATGAAAAAGGAAAAATTGGATGAAAGGGTAATGACCAAACTAAAACTTCCTTCCAAATCTGACACCAAACTGGAAAACTGGAAGGAGTTTTTGGGCAAATTAAAAAACCCTACCCAAGAGGTAAACATCGGATTGGTAGGAAAATATGTAACCCTTCCTGATGCTTATAAATCCATCATTGAATCCTTTATCCATGCAGGTGCTGCCTGTGAAACCAAGGTCAACTTAAGCTTGATTTCTTCCGAGGAGATCAAAAAAGATAATGTTTCCAAAAAATTAGCTGAACTAGACGGGATTTTGGTTGCCCCTGGTTTTGGCGAAAGAGGGCTTGATGGAAAGTTGGAAACAGTTAATTTTGCAAGAACCAATAACATCCCTTTCTTTGGGATCTGCTTGGGCATGCAAACAGCTGTTATTGAATTTGCCAACAATGCCCTTGGATTGACCGGTGCCAGTTCCACTGAAATGAACCCAGATACCCCACACCCTGTTATTGCCCTGATGCAAGAACAAAAAGATGTGGAACAAATGGGAGGCACCATGAGACTTGGATCCTATCCATGTGACCTTAAAAAAGGAACAAAAGCAAGTGCAGCTTATGGTAAAGCCAAAATCCATGAAAGACACCGGCACCGCTATGAATTCAACAATGATTACCTCAAGCAATATGAGGAAAATGGTATGATTGCTACCGGAATTAACCCGGAATCGGGTCTGGTGGAAATCATTGAAATAAAAGACCATCCATGGTTTGTGGGCACCCAGTTCCATCCGGAATATAAGAGTACCGTCCTTACCCCTCATCCCTTATTTGTGAGGTTTATCAAGGCAACCTTGGACAACAAAAAGAAAAACAATAATTAA
- a CDS encoding CCA tRNA nucleotidyltransferase — protein sequence MNLENKLDQFEVIRKVGACADELGLEAYVVGGFVRDLLLKRPSKDIDFVCVGSGIKLAKKVAASFDQQVPLSVFKNFGTAMIKLEDWELEFVGARKESYRQDSRKPIVEDGTLKEDQERRDFTINAMAISINKESYGELVDPFDGVKDLKRKIIRTPLDPGVTFSDDPLRMLRAVRFATQLKFDIEPETFEGLTDYAERLKIISGERIIDEINKIVMAEQPSYGFKLLFVSKLLHQFFPEMVALQGVDSVGDKSHKDNFYHTLQVLDNIVPTTKSLWLRWAAIMHDIAKPATKRFNAKAGWTFHGHEDKGARMTPKIFRRLKLPMDERMKYVQKLVRLHLRPIALVNEKVTDSAIRRLLYEAGDDIEDLMKLCRADVTSKNPNKVKRFLANFDKVEDKIQEVEEKDHIRNFQPPVSGEEIMEEFGIPPSKMVGELKEEIKEAILEGKIENNKEQAIELMYKIAAEKGITKKD from the coding sequence ATGAATTTAGAAAATAAACTGGATCAGTTTGAGGTCATTCGAAAAGTTGGAGCCTGTGCTGATGAGTTGGGGCTGGAGGCCTATGTGGTTGGTGGATTTGTTCGTGATCTCTTGTTGAAGAGGCCTAGCAAAGATATTGATTTTGTTTGTGTGGGTAGTGGAATCAAATTGGCCAAAAAAGTAGCAGCCTCTTTTGATCAACAAGTACCGCTTTCCGTTTTTAAAAATTTCGGAACTGCCATGATCAAGTTGGAGGATTGGGAGTTGGAGTTTGTTGGGGCAAGAAAGGAATCTTACCGCCAGGATTCCAGAAAGCCAATTGTGGAGGATGGAACTTTGAAAGAGGACCAGGAAAGAAGGGATTTTACCATCAATGCCATGGCAATTTCGATCAATAAGGAATCCTATGGAGAATTGGTGGATCCTTTTGATGGTGTGAAGGACCTCAAAAGGAAAATTATCCGAACACCCTTGGATCCGGGAGTGACATTTTCAGATGATCCATTAAGAATGTTGAGGGCAGTTCGGTTTGCCACCCAGTTGAAATTTGATATAGAACCTGAGACTTTTGAGGGGCTGACCGACTATGCGGAAAGACTGAAAATTATTTCCGGGGAAAGGATAATTGATGAAATCAATAAAATAGTGATGGCTGAACAGCCAAGTTATGGGTTTAAACTTTTGTTTGTTAGTAAACTTTTGCATCAGTTTTTCCCAGAAATGGTGGCCCTTCAGGGAGTAGATTCGGTGGGGGATAAGTCCCATAAGGACAATTTTTACCATACACTTCAAGTTTTGGACAATATTGTTCCAACGACAAAAAGCCTGTGGTTGAGGTGGGCAGCTATCATGCATGATATTGCCAAACCAGCCACCAAGAGGTTTAATGCCAAAGCAGGTTGGACTTTTCATGGCCATGAGGATAAAGGGGCAAGGATGACTCCGAAGATTTTCCGCAGGTTAAAATTACCTATGGATGAGCGCATGAAATATGTGCAGAAATTAGTAAGATTGCATCTGCGTCCAATTGCGCTTGTCAATGAAAAGGTGACGGACTCTGCCATAAGAAGGTTGCTTTATGAAGCCGGGGATGATATTGAAGACCTGATGAAACTGTGCCGGGCAGATGTGACTTCCAAGAATCCCAATAAGGTGAAAAGGTTTCTGGCCAACTTTGATAAGGTGGAGGATAAAATCCAGGAAGTGGAGGAAAAAGACCATATCCGGAATTTTCAACCCCCTGTTTCTGGAGAGGAGATTATGGAGGAGTTTGGGATTCCACCTTCAAAAATGGTGGGTGAGCTGAAAGAAGAAATAAAAGAAGCTATATTGGAGGGCAAAATTGAGAACAATAAAGAACAAGCAATAGAGTTAATGTATAAAATTGCTGCTGAAAAAGGCATTACCAAAAAAGATTAA
- a CDS encoding tetratricopeptide repeat protein — MSKLKGLAIVLFFVSGVVMGQETIQAPTRIDSSGNQKNQADQRIYQRAMRFNDPMVAKSKLYELMDRNPENLRYPELLASLYFDLEQFSSAALVAMDVLKKNDKSIPALKVAAYSLEQLGALDRALPHFESLHLLSGDLFSLYKTSYLQYSLKKYDEALNSVNMLIKNSKSEEQMLSFPKKDNSSQEVSMKAAALNLKGMIYKEQGSNTEARTAFEAALANSPDFEIVQDNLKELN, encoded by the coding sequence ATGAGTAAATTAAAAGGATTAGCAATTGTTCTGTTTTTTGTAAGTGGAGTTGTTATGGGGCAAGAAACCATTCAGGCACCTACTAGAATAGACAGCAGTGGAAATCAAAAGAATCAGGCAGACCAAAGGATCTACCAAAGGGCCATGAGATTTAATGATCCCATGGTGGCAAAAAGTAAACTGTATGAGTTGATGGATAGGAATCCTGAAAACTTGAGATACCCAGAGCTTTTGGCCTCTTTATATTTTGATTTGGAGCAATTCAGCAGTGCAGCTTTAGTGGCCATGGATGTGCTTAAAAAAAATGATAAAAGTATCCCTGCATTAAAGGTTGCCGCCTATTCACTGGAACAACTAGGGGCATTGGACAGGGCATTACCACATTTCGAGTCCCTGCATTTGCTTTCTGGGGATTTGTTCAGTTTGTATAAAACTTCATACCTTCAGTACTCGCTGAAAAAATATGATGAGGCGTTGAATTCAGTCAACATGTTGATCAAGAATTCAAAATCTGAAGAACAGATGTTAAGCTTCCCCAAAAAGGACAATTCCTCCCAAGAAGTTAGCATGAAAGCCGCAGCTTTAAACTTGAAAGGCATGATCTATAAGGAGCAGGGAAGTAATACTGAAGCCAGAACTGCTTTTGAAGCAGCATTGGCCAATTCGCCTGACTTTGAAATAGTACAAGACAATTTGAAAGAGTTGAATTAA
- a CDS encoding DUF3052 family protein — MNINPSGYSGTPLSKKLGIKPGFNIKIINPPTNYFELLDPLPEPLFFSNTEDSPKDFIHFFTSQVNDLVSLLPQLKEDIKPNGMIWVSWPKKSSKIPSEINENLIRQNALNTGLVDIKVCAVDEIWSGLKLVIPLKDRK; from the coding sequence ATGAACATAAATCCATCCGGTTACTCTGGAACTCCCCTGTCCAAAAAATTGGGCATTAAACCTGGGTTTAATATTAAAATCATTAATCCTCCCACCAATTATTTTGAATTGCTTGATCCGCTCCCAGAACCTCTATTCTTTTCTAATACAGAAGATTCTCCAAAAGATTTCATCCACTTTTTTACTTCTCAAGTAAATGACCTAGTTAGTTTATTACCTCAATTGAAAGAAGACATTAAACCCAATGGGATGATCTGGGTAAGTTGGCCAAAAAAATCTTCAAAAATCCCTTCTGAAATCAATGAAAATTTGATTCGTCAAAATGCTTTGAATACTGGATTGGTAGATATTAAAGTATGTGCTGTGGATGAAATTTGGTCTGGACTGAAGCTAGTCATCCCTTTAAAGGACAGAAAATAA
- a CDS encoding S41 family peptidase translates to MKNISKIKWPISLLVLIMVFTLSCKDNEEPNNNTNNNNNTGNNNENPNSEINQWIYGIMDFWYYWTDNMNPPLSATEDPVDFFNELLVQEDRFSAIYPDYDELINSLEGVSKEAGYEFGLYRASSTNNNVIAEVFYIKKGSPAESKDIKRGDIITHVNGTVMTLANYRTLLKEMEEPHTLTTHRYDEDERSYVQLPEDISLTTTILSEDPIFMDSVYNIEGHKIGYLVYHFFTPGDDVEPSDNNQNAYGVYDQEMDEKFAQFKAEGVQDLIIDLRYNGGGFVSSAINLASLIGLGVTDNDIFFQTRYNNTIQAEYIRQFGEDELSKEFVTKTENLGGQLNNSRVYFLTSDRTASASELVINGLKPYMDIKIVGDTTYGKNVGSIALEDEENEDNPYGLLPVVSQSFNSLDQSDYSNGFVPDVLAREFEERLMPFGDTQELLLRKAIAYITGIPDNARVEKLDRKDVGASIEHKPRFGTMVDNQFKLKLE, encoded by the coding sequence ATGAAAAATATTTCTAAGATAAAATGGCCTATTTCCCTCTTGGTATTAATCATGGTTTTTACCCTCTCCTGCAAAGACAATGAGGAGCCAAATAATAACACCAACAATAATAACAACACGGGGAACAACAATGAAAATCCAAATAGTGAAATCAATCAGTGGATATATGGGATTATGGATTTTTGGTATTATTGGACCGACAACATGAACCCTCCTTTATCGGCAACTGAAGATCCCGTAGATTTTTTTAATGAGTTATTGGTTCAAGAAGACCGGTTTTCTGCCATATACCCAGATTACGATGAATTGATCAATTCCCTGGAGGGAGTGAGCAAAGAAGCCGGTTATGAATTTGGACTTTATAGGGCAAGTTCTACTAATAATAATGTGATTGCCGAAGTATTTTATATCAAAAAAGGAAGCCCCGCTGAAAGCAAAGACATTAAGCGGGGGGACATCATCACCCATGTAAATGGTACCGTCATGACCTTGGCAAATTATCGGACCTTGCTCAAGGAAATGGAAGAGCCGCATACCCTTACTACTCATAGGTATGATGAGGACGAACGCAGTTATGTCCAATTGCCAGAAGATATTAGTTTAACAACTACCATTTTGTCCGAAGACCCCATTTTCATGGACTCTGTATATAATATTGAAGGGCATAAAATCGGATATTTAGTGTATCACTTCTTCACCCCTGGAGATGATGTTGAGCCCTCAGACAATAACCAAAACGCTTATGGGGTCTATGATCAGGAAATGGATGAAAAATTTGCTCAATTTAAAGCAGAAGGGGTACAGGACCTGATTATTGATCTCCGCTACAATGGGGGGGGGTTTGTGAGCAGTGCCATCAACTTGGCCAGCTTAATTGGCTTAGGAGTTACCGATAATGACATTTTTTTCCAAACCCGATACAACAATACCATCCAAGCAGAATACATAAGACAATTTGGGGAAGACGAACTCTCCAAAGAGTTTGTCACTAAAACTGAAAATCTTGGAGGACAACTCAATAATAGCAGGGTATATTTTTTAACATCAGACCGAACGGCATCGGCTAGTGAACTGGTGATCAACGGACTAAAGCCTTATATGGATATTAAAATTGTTGGGGATACCACATATGGAAAAAATGTGGGGTCCATAGCCCTTGAGGACGAAGAAAATGAAGACAACCCTTACGGCCTTTTACCAGTTGTTTCCCAAAGCTTTAACAGTTTGGATCAATCCGATTATAGTAACGGTTTTGTCCCAGATGTTTTAGCCCGGGAATTTGAAGAGCGTTTAATGCCATTTGGTGACACCCAAGAATTATTGCTAAGAAAAGCCATAGCGTATATTACAGGTATCCCTGACAACGCCCGGGTAGAAAAACTTGACCGTAAGGATGTTGGGGCAAGTATAGAACACAAGCCCAGGTTTGGAACAATGGTCGATAACCAGTTTAAGTTAAAGTTGGAATAA
- a CDS encoding glycosyltransferase family 4 protein, translating into MESIYIVLISFFIGLFVMPLIIRIIKEKELLDQPGGRKIHQEAIPSMGGIGIVLALLVALVSMLNAEQWYEARFFMLGLGIMFFLGLRDDLVVLKAMQKLIGQLVAIFVVVVLGDIRISSMYGFMGVEELPLWFSYALTIFAITGLTNAFNLIDGLDGLAGTLSVLSFVFLGGWFWVTGFTTYALISLAMIGGISAFLIFNWHPAKIFMGDTGSLTIGFVLAVFSVIFVEANGVKLLQGHPMKFQNPITAGLGIMVISCIDTLRVFVRRILKGCSPMKADKSHVHHFLLRMGYGHNKVACILGLVKLMILAFVMATSSLSDTVILPITAVGVVALGLLLDRQTLRKVKEKAKNTPPILKLSTSQNYKSTQKEPIIRQKALKKEPV; encoded by the coding sequence ATGGAATCTATTTATATTGTACTTATTTCATTTTTTATAGGCTTATTTGTTATGCCTCTAATTATCAGGATAATTAAGGAAAAAGAACTTTTGGACCAGCCCGGAGGAAGAAAAATCCATCAGGAAGCCATTCCATCCATGGGAGGGATAGGTATTGTTTTGGCCTTATTAGTGGCTTTAGTAAGCATGCTGAATGCGGAACAATGGTACGAAGCCAGGTTTTTTATGTTAGGATTAGGGATCATGTTTTTCTTGGGATTAAGGGATGATCTTGTGGTTTTGAAGGCAATGCAAAAGTTAATTGGTCAATTGGTTGCCATATTTGTTGTGGTGGTTTTGGGGGATATCAGGATCAGCAGCATGTACGGATTTATGGGGGTTGAAGAATTGCCGTTATGGTTCAGTTATGCACTGACCATTTTTGCCATTACCGGGCTTACCAATGCCTTTAACCTCATAGATGGGTTAGATGGATTGGCAGGCACCTTAAGTGTCCTGTCATTTGTGTTTTTAGGGGGGTGGTTTTGGGTGACAGGATTCACTACCTATGCCCTTATATCTTTAGCAATGATAGGAGGAATTTCGGCCTTTTTGATTTTTAACTGGCATCCTGCTAAAATATTTATGGGGGATACAGGTTCCCTCACTATAGGTTTTGTTTTGGCTGTTTTTAGTGTGATTTTTGTGGAAGCCAATGGCGTCAAATTGTTGCAGGGGCATCCTATGAAATTTCAAAACCCCATAACTGCGGGGTTGGGAATTATGGTTATTTCCTGTATTGATACTTTAAGGGTGTTTGTAAGACGAATATTGAAAGGATGCTCCCCCATGAAGGCGGACAAGTCCCATGTCCATCATTTTCTACTTCGGATGGGGTATGGTCATAATAAGGTAGCCTGCATTTTGGGATTGGTAAAATTAATGATTTTGGCCTTTGTGATGGCTACTTCCTCCTTGTCCGATACGGTTATTTTGCCTATAACTGCTGTAGGAGTAGTGGCCTTAGGATTGCTACTGGATAGGCAAACCTTGAGAAAGGTGAAGGAAAAAGCAAAAAATACTCCTCCTATATTGAAATTGTCCACTTCACAAAACTATAAATCAACCCAAAAAGAACCTATAATCCGACAAAAGGCTTTGAAGAAAGAGCCAGTATAA
- the dinB gene encoding DNA polymerase IV has protein sequence MSQQRSIVHMDLDSFFVSVERLFDDKLKGKPILIGGTGDRGVVASCSYESRVFGVHSAMPMRIARQLCPEAIIIKGDFERYSKKSHEITEIIREQVPLFEKSSIDEFYIDYTGMDRFFGCFKMAHELRQKILHESGLPISLGLSENKTVSKIATGEAKPNNEKEIPYGTEKPFLAPLPVKKIPMIGEKTAHTLHGMGVKKIHTLQIMPEELLESAFGKNGRILWNKANGIDRSPVVPYTEAKSISTETTFSQDTIDVPKLEATLVAMAEQLATKLRQKKQLTCCVSVKIRYSDFDTHTMQQRIPYTAADHTLIPIIKELFRKLYNRRLLIRLIGIRFSALVNGHYQINLFEDTQESVRLYQALDRINIKYGDKTVCRAIGINAKRHNFNPFNGLST, from the coding sequence ATTTCCCAACAGCGAAGCATTGTACATATGGATCTGGACTCCTTCTTTGTATCCGTAGAGCGGCTATTTGACGATAAGCTGAAAGGAAAACCCATACTGATCGGCGGCACCGGTGACCGGGGCGTGGTGGCTTCATGCAGCTATGAATCCCGGGTTTTCGGGGTACATTCGGCCATGCCCATGCGGATTGCCCGGCAACTGTGCCCAGAAGCCATCATTATCAAAGGAGACTTTGAACGGTACAGCAAGAAATCCCATGAAATCACTGAAATCATCCGGGAGCAAGTGCCTTTGTTCGAAAAATCCTCGATCGATGAATTTTATATCGATTACACTGGCATGGACCGTTTCTTTGGTTGTTTTAAAATGGCCCACGAACTCCGCCAAAAAATCCTCCACGAATCCGGGCTACCCATATCCCTGGGGCTTTCAGAAAACAAAACCGTCTCCAAAATCGCCACCGGAGAGGCCAAGCCCAACAATGAAAAAGAAATCCCCTATGGAACAGAAAAACCCTTTCTGGCTCCCCTACCGGTCAAAAAAATCCCCATGATTGGGGAAAAGACAGCCCATACCCTTCATGGCATGGGGGTCAAAAAGATCCACACCCTTCAGATCATGCCGGAAGAACTCCTGGAAAGTGCTTTTGGCAAAAATGGACGGATACTCTGGAACAAGGCCAATGGCATCGACAGAAGCCCAGTTGTGCCCTATACTGAAGCTAAGTCCATTTCCACAGAAACCACTTTCAGCCAGGATACCATTGATGTGCCGAAGCTGGAAGCTACTTTGGTGGCGATGGCCGAGCAATTGGCTACCAAGCTCCGCCAAAAGAAACAGTTAACCTGTTGTGTCAGTGTAAAGATCCGCTATTCGGACTTTGACACCCATACCATGCAACAACGTATCCCCTACACCGCGGCCGACCATACCCTGATCCCTATCATCAAAGAGCTCTTCCGCAAACTCTATAATAGAAGGTTGCTCATCCGTCTGATCGGTATTCGCTTCAGCGCTTTGGTCAATGGTCATTATCAGATCAATCTCTTTGAAGACACCCAGGAAAGTGTCCGCCTCTATCAGGCCCTGGACCGCATCAATATCAAATACGGCGATAAGACCGTTTGCCGGGCCATTGGCATCAATGCCAAAAGACACAATTTCAACCCTTTCAATGGCTTATCTACCTGA
- a CDS encoding GNAT family N-acetyltransferase translates to MSTGNKQEIVIREGSIAEVLSLRLAIPEFEKPFGDEVYAERLKGKNYLILVAESAGKLVAFKVGYALDDQVFFSWMSGVLPAFRRNGIANILADVQDNWARKSGFSKLLFKARNKYASMIQFGLKRGFLIVDLVKAPEPEESRVIMEKLL, encoded by the coding sequence ATGTCTACAGGTAACAAACAAGAAATTGTCATCCGGGAAGGTAGTATTGCCGAGGTACTGTCCTTAAGGTTAGCCATTCCAGAATTTGAGAAGCCTTTTGGAGATGAGGTTTATGCGGAAAGGTTGAAGGGTAAAAATTATTTGATATTGGTGGCCGAGTCTGCCGGGAAACTGGTGGCCTTTAAGGTGGGATATGCCTTGGATGATCAGGTTTTCTTTTCCTGGATGAGCGGGGTGTTGCCTGCATTCAGGAGAAATGGAATTGCCAATATTTTGGCAGATGTACAGGATAATTGGGCTCGCAAATCGGGTTTTTCCAAGTTGCTTTTTAAGGCCAGGAATAAATATGCATCCATGATTCAATTTGGTTTAAAACGGGGATTTTTAATTGTGGATTTGGTCAAGGCTCCCGAGCCTGAGGAATCTAGAGTAATAATGGAGAAACTATTGTAA